The following are encoded together in the Triticum dicoccoides isolate Atlit2015 ecotype Zavitan chromosome 6B, WEW_v2.0, whole genome shotgun sequence genome:
- the LOC119323645 gene encoding receptor-like serine/threonine-protein kinase NCRK isoform X2: MMDLHMKFLLASLSCVLLIQGAFCGGTGATSWTCVCTAHPLGEANSNSSLSSSCDSSCHCIRDENGGTGSWNCSCRSDKDLQEEEHAVVHSGSCFTSCNCTSGSSEQERKHFSSKTVIATLLVCVVLTTVAFVGTTAYYFRRKDALSPRSRMHSFDKYASWSSRSNLVSHRSSPLTQLKPKPGLSVIKGFLCSCPLVSRSEDGPFPGVVLRFSYVELEQATGKFSDEHLIGVGGTSKVYRGQLADGKVVAVKKLRPLGGADEDYEFLSEIELLSRLNHCHVVPLLGYCSERQGRQLERLLVFECMTNGNLRECLDDLNRKPMDWATRVGVALGAARGLEYLHEAAAPRILHRDIKSTNILLDDRFRARITDLGMAKCLMNDGVTSCSSSPARMLGTFGYFAPEYAIVGKASLKSDVFSFGVVVLELITGRQPVHKRGGAGAGGGGTDESLVMWATSRLRDSRLVVAELPDPALKGAFPPEEMQIMAHLARECLQWDPEARPTMTEVVQILSTIAPLADKRRRHHLPAAAAAFAPGFRAEKPQECSVWQDGDDGRRHDHLHGGNGSNAKGTVLSGEVAVNVGTPAAMGRSWRSAEQEEVDLTEPRLETFTQPTTTASLFR; encoded by the exons ATGATGGATCTCCACATGAAGTTTCTCCTGGCCTCCCTCAGCTGTGTACTTCTGATACAAGGAGCTTTCTGTG GGGGGACTGGAGCGACAAGCTGGACTTGTGTGTGCACCGCTCATCCACTTGGCGAAGCAAACTCCAATAGCAGCCTGTCATCCAGTTGCGACTCCTCGTGCCATTGCATACGAG ATGAAAACGGCGGCACAGGGTCATGGAACTGCTCATGCCGCTCCGACAAGGACCTTCAGGAAGAAGAACACGCTGTGGTGCACAGTGGGAGTTGCTTCACTTCCTGTAACTGCACATCTG GAAGTTCTGAACAAGAGAGGAAGCATTTCTCTAGCAAAACAGTCATTGCTACACTCCTGGTATGTGTGGTTCTCACCACTGTTGCTTTCGTCGGAACAACGGCGTACTACTTCCGCCGCAAGGACGCACTCTCCCCGCGTTCCCGGATGCACTCTTTCGACAAGTACGCGAGCTGGAGCAGCAGATCGAACCTCGTTAGCCATCGATCTTCTCCCCTTACCCAACTGAAACCCAAACCCGGGCTCAGTGTCATCAAAG GGTTTTTGTGTAGCTGCCCACTCGTCTCCCGGAGCGAAGACGGCCCATTCCCCGGCGTGGTTCTCCGGTTCTCCTACGTGGAGCTGGAGCAGGCAACAGGGAAATTTTCCGACGAACACCTCATCGGCGTCGGCGGGACCAGCAAGGTGTACCGTGGACAGCTCGCCGACGGCAAAGTCGTCGCCGTGAAGAAGCTTCGGCCCCTCGGTGGTGCGGACGAAGACTATGAGTTCCTGTCAGAG ATCGAGCTGCTGTCACGGCTGAACCACTGCCATGTGGTGCCATTGCTGGGGTACTGCTCGGAGCGGCAGGGGCGgcagctggagcggctgctggtgtTCGAGTGCATGACCAACGGCAACCTGCGGGAGTGCCTGGACGACCTCAACAGGAAGCCCATGGACTGGGCGACGCGCGTCGGCGTGGCGCTGGGCGCCGCGAGGGGCCTCGAGTACCTCCACGAGGCGGCGGCGCCGCGCATCCTCCACCGCGACATCAAGTCCACCAACATCCTGCTCGACGACCGGTTCAGGGCCCGGATCACGGACCTGGGCATGGCCAAGTGCCTGATGAACGACGGCGTGACGAGCTGCTCTAGCTCGCCGGCGCGGATGCTGGGCACCTTCGGGTACTTCGCCCCCGAGTACGCCATCGTCGGCAAGGCGTCGCTCAAGTCGGACGTCTTCAGCTTCGGCGTGGTGGTGCTCGAGCTCATCACCGGCCGGCAGCCGGTGCACAAGAgaggcggcgccggcgccggtggcGGCGGCACGGACGAGAGCCTGGTGATGTGGGCGACGTCGCGGCTCCGGGACAGCAGGTTGGTGGTGGCGGAGCTGCCGGACCCGGCGCTGAAGGGCGCGTTCCCGCCCGAGGAAATGCAGATCATGGCGCACCTGGCCAGAGAGTGCCTGCAGTGGGACCCCGAGGCCAGGCCCACCATGACCGAGGTCGTTCAGATCCTCTCCACCATCGCGCCCCTTGCCGACAAGCGCCGTCGCCACcacctgcccgccgccgccgccgccttcgccccgGGCTTCCGTGCCGAGAAGCCGCAGGAATGCTCAGTGTGGCAGGACGGCGACGACGGCCGTCGCCATGATCACCTGCACGGGGGGAACGGTAGCAATGCAAAGGGCACCGTCTTGTCGGGCGAGGTCGCGGTTAACGTCGGCACGCCGGCGGCGATGGGCCGGAGCTGGCGGTCGGCGGAGCAGGAGGAGGTGGACCTGACGGAGCCGCGGCTGGAGACGTTCACGCAGCCGACAACGACGGCGAGCCTCTTCAGGTGA
- the LOC119323645 gene encoding receptor-like serine/threonine-protein kinase NCRK isoform X1 — protein sequence MMDLHMKFLLASLSCVLLIQGAFCDTTAGGTGATSWTCVCTAHPLGEANSNSSLSSSCDSSCHCIRDENGGTGSWNCSCRSDKDLQEEEHAVVHSGSCFTSCNCTSGSSEQERKHFSSKTVIATLLVCVVLTTVAFVGTTAYYFRRKDALSPRSRMHSFDKYASWSSRSNLVSHRSSPLTQLKPKPGLSVIKGFLCSCPLVSRSEDGPFPGVVLRFSYVELEQATGKFSDEHLIGVGGTSKVYRGQLADGKVVAVKKLRPLGGADEDYEFLSEIELLSRLNHCHVVPLLGYCSERQGRQLERLLVFECMTNGNLRECLDDLNRKPMDWATRVGVALGAARGLEYLHEAAAPRILHRDIKSTNILLDDRFRARITDLGMAKCLMNDGVTSCSSSPARMLGTFGYFAPEYAIVGKASLKSDVFSFGVVVLELITGRQPVHKRGGAGAGGGGTDESLVMWATSRLRDSRLVVAELPDPALKGAFPPEEMQIMAHLARECLQWDPEARPTMTEVVQILSTIAPLADKRRRHHLPAAAAAFAPGFRAEKPQECSVWQDGDDGRRHDHLHGGNGSNAKGTVLSGEVAVNVGTPAAMGRSWRSAEQEEVDLTEPRLETFTQPTTTASLFR from the exons ATGATGGATCTCCACATGAAGTTTCTCCTGGCCTCCCTCAGCTGTGTACTTCTGATACAAGGAGCTTTCTGTG ATACTACCGCAGGGGGGACTGGAGCGACAAGCTGGACTTGTGTGTGCACCGCTCATCCACTTGGCGAAGCAAACTCCAATAGCAGCCTGTCATCCAGTTGCGACTCCTCGTGCCATTGCATACGAG ATGAAAACGGCGGCACAGGGTCATGGAACTGCTCATGCCGCTCCGACAAGGACCTTCAGGAAGAAGAACACGCTGTGGTGCACAGTGGGAGTTGCTTCACTTCCTGTAACTGCACATCTG GAAGTTCTGAACAAGAGAGGAAGCATTTCTCTAGCAAAACAGTCATTGCTACACTCCTGGTATGTGTGGTTCTCACCACTGTTGCTTTCGTCGGAACAACGGCGTACTACTTCCGCCGCAAGGACGCACTCTCCCCGCGTTCCCGGATGCACTCTTTCGACAAGTACGCGAGCTGGAGCAGCAGATCGAACCTCGTTAGCCATCGATCTTCTCCCCTTACCCAACTGAAACCCAAACCCGGGCTCAGTGTCATCAAAG GGTTTTTGTGTAGCTGCCCACTCGTCTCCCGGAGCGAAGACGGCCCATTCCCCGGCGTGGTTCTCCGGTTCTCCTACGTGGAGCTGGAGCAGGCAACAGGGAAATTTTCCGACGAACACCTCATCGGCGTCGGCGGGACCAGCAAGGTGTACCGTGGACAGCTCGCCGACGGCAAAGTCGTCGCCGTGAAGAAGCTTCGGCCCCTCGGTGGTGCGGACGAAGACTATGAGTTCCTGTCAGAG ATCGAGCTGCTGTCACGGCTGAACCACTGCCATGTGGTGCCATTGCTGGGGTACTGCTCGGAGCGGCAGGGGCGgcagctggagcggctgctggtgtTCGAGTGCATGACCAACGGCAACCTGCGGGAGTGCCTGGACGACCTCAACAGGAAGCCCATGGACTGGGCGACGCGCGTCGGCGTGGCGCTGGGCGCCGCGAGGGGCCTCGAGTACCTCCACGAGGCGGCGGCGCCGCGCATCCTCCACCGCGACATCAAGTCCACCAACATCCTGCTCGACGACCGGTTCAGGGCCCGGATCACGGACCTGGGCATGGCCAAGTGCCTGATGAACGACGGCGTGACGAGCTGCTCTAGCTCGCCGGCGCGGATGCTGGGCACCTTCGGGTACTTCGCCCCCGAGTACGCCATCGTCGGCAAGGCGTCGCTCAAGTCGGACGTCTTCAGCTTCGGCGTGGTGGTGCTCGAGCTCATCACCGGCCGGCAGCCGGTGCACAAGAgaggcggcgccggcgccggtggcGGCGGCACGGACGAGAGCCTGGTGATGTGGGCGACGTCGCGGCTCCGGGACAGCAGGTTGGTGGTGGCGGAGCTGCCGGACCCGGCGCTGAAGGGCGCGTTCCCGCCCGAGGAAATGCAGATCATGGCGCACCTGGCCAGAGAGTGCCTGCAGTGGGACCCCGAGGCCAGGCCCACCATGACCGAGGTCGTTCAGATCCTCTCCACCATCGCGCCCCTTGCCGACAAGCGCCGTCGCCACcacctgcccgccgccgccgccgccttcgccccgGGCTTCCGTGCCGAGAAGCCGCAGGAATGCTCAGTGTGGCAGGACGGCGACGACGGCCGTCGCCATGATCACCTGCACGGGGGGAACGGTAGCAATGCAAAGGGCACCGTCTTGTCGGGCGAGGTCGCGGTTAACGTCGGCACGCCGGCGGCGATGGGCCGGAGCTGGCGGTCGGCGGAGCAGGAGGAGGTGGACCTGACGGAGCCGCGGCTGGAGACGTTCACGCAGCCGACAACGACGGCGAGCCTCTTCAGGTGA